The window GTCATTTTGCCAGAAAATCAAAAACGTTTTGAAGACTTTAACAACTCCGCAAGAAATTTCGGTTTCAATGACTATCCGATTTGGGTTCGCGTGAATCTAAGCAACTCCTTAGACCGCCGCGCTAAATGGATACTTGAGCTGGCCGACCCCTTGATTGACCTTTTTGAAATACATATTCCAGATGCCTTTGGTTATTACGATATGAAAACAGGAGGGGACACCCTTCCGTTTAACCATCGTGAGATTAAGTACGAGCGATTCGCATTCGAGTTACAATTTGAACCAGGTGAAACAAAGGCTATTTATCTACTTTTTAAGCCTGGCTATTCAAGCTGTAAACTGACGGCCTACAAACCAGCGGCGCTTACTGAATCGGTCCATCGTGAGCAGCTCTTTGCCGGTATCTTTTTTGGGATGCTTCTCTTAGCCATCATTTACAATTTTTTCATTTTCGCATCCATGCGTCATGAAGCTTTTTTGGACTACGTTGCCTACGGTCTAGGGTTACTTGGTGTCATGGCAGTCGTGGATGGGTATTGCGCGCAGTTTTTATTGCCGGGATGGCCGGTATTAGCAAACCGTTTGACCGGTGTGTTCGTCGCTTGGATAGGAATGAGTATTGCCCGTTTTATTTTAAATTACATTGGTCCCGAAAATTTAACGACCGGTCTTGTCGGCTATTTAAAGTTTTGTACTTGGCTTACGGGAGCATCGGTCTTGTTGGCCATGTTTTCGCCTTCAGTAGTAGGCGTTCCCATCGCTCTCTTGGTGGTTACTCTGGTCATTCCTGCTATTGTTTGGGCCATGGTTGTTTTAAGCCGAGTCCACCATCCGGATGCTTGGAATTTCATCGTAGCTTGGGTTTTTGTGGCGATTGGGGCCGTCATTTCGATAGCCATGCATTTAGGTTTGATGAGTTTAAATGTCCCACCCGTCTTACCTATTAAAATCGCATCCGCCTTCAATTTGGTTTTACTCTCGTTGGGACTGGCCGCTCATTTTAGCCGCATCCAGCGAGAGAATGCGATTCAGAGTGAAGTTTTAGTAAAGCAAGAGAAGCTCGTTCAGATCGGTGAGATGATGGGGGAGCTGTCTCATGAACTTAAGAATCTCAACAACGCATCTTTGCTGGGTATGGCCGTGGAGCAAGACCGTGTCGTCGAGATCCTCTCTTTTTATTCCGAGGTAGATTCTCGGTGGCCAGACTTGGCCCCGGTGTTGTTTGAAAACCCGGTGGGTCGGAGTCTGTCACAGCCGCGGCTTGACCGCTGGGGAAACCTTGTTCTTGAGTATCCCGCAACGGCCGGAGTGTTTGATGAACT of the Deltaproteobacteria bacterium genome contains:
- a CDS encoding sensor histidine kinase — protein: MGLTEVIYILALGVVGEGPVYELDPAEGKHEVSIAAAFWEDPSVLTVARVILPENQKRFEDFNNSARNFGFNDYPIWVRVNLSNSLDRRAKWILELADPLIDLFEIHIPDAFGYYDMKTGGDTLPFNHREIKYERFAFELQFEPGETKAIYLLFKPGYSSCKLTAYKPAALTESVHREQLFAGIFFGMLLLAIIYNFFIFASMRHEAFLDYVAYGLGLLGVMAVVDGYCAQFLLPGWPVLANRLTGVFVAWIGMSIARFILNYIGPENLTTGLVGYLKFCTWLTGASVLLAMFSPSVVGVPIALLVVTLVIPAIVWAMVVLSRVHHPDAWNFIVAWVFVAIGAVISIAMHLGLMSLNVPPVLPIKIASAFNLVLLSLGLAAHFSRIQRENAIQSEVLVKQEKLVQIGEMMGELSHELKNLNNASLLGMAVEQDRVVEILSFYSEVDSRWPDLAPVLFENPVGRSLSQPRLDRWGNLVLEYPATAGVFDELKGFMAELSLEDEVLDELMNQVRVFDVAQMVLLNHVMALARRLLMMNSSAGHANNLLESVLDYSRESDGLKVCDLAMVVESCQRLVAKKLEFANIRMQFHCSGQALAGASASDMHQVVLNLLGNAHDALVESRQAEKNIVVFVESNDEGKISLAIENNGPAIPLATAERIFERHYSTKGAQGSGIGLFVCRKLLTSSGGDITVDSSTLKTVFRVVLPTA